The Armatimonadota bacterium region GGGCTACAAGGGCCCGTACCGCGCCCAGGGTGAGGGTGTGGTCACCTCCCAGCAGGACCGGAGCGGTGTCCGCGTCCAGGGAAGCTACCGTCCGGGCCACCACCTCCACCATAGCGGAAGGATCGAGCCCTGCCACGGGGAGATCTCCGAGATCCGCTACCGCCAGGTGCGCTTCCAGATCCCGGTGCAGCACAGGGCTGTAGGTCTCCAGACTCCACGAGGCGGCCCGGATGGCCTCCGGCCCTTGCGCCGCCCCACGCCGGTAGGACTGGGTACCGTCGTACGGAACGCCGAGGATCGCCGCGACCGGGCGTGGGGTCTGGCGAGTGCCCAGGAACCGCACTACGCCTCAAGCACCTCGCGCAGGAAGGGTGGGGCGATGAGGGATTCGTGGTGGCGGGCCGCGGTGTAGTACTGGAGGTTCATCCCCGCGATCCGATCCTCAATCACCCCCGGGGAGATGGCCAGGGGGTCCGGCCCCTTAGAGCCCAGGGTAAAGGACCATAGAGCCCCCGGGTACGTGGGGATGGGGACCAGGAAGGTGCGGACAATGGGGAAATGCTGCTTGAGGTTTCGCCGAACCTGCACGATGAGATCCCGCTGGTAGAGGGGGGACCCGCTCTGGACGGCCACCACCCCCTCCTCCGTGAGGAGGCGTTGGAGGTCCCCATAGAACTCCGAGCTGAAAAGCGGCACGGAAGGTCCCTGGGGGTCCGTGGAATCCACCAGTACGACGTCGAACCGTCCCTCCGTGCGGCGGACGTAGACAAATCCGTCCTCGAACCGGAGCTCCACCCGGGGGTCCTCGAAGGCACCTCTGGGGATCTCCGGGATGTACCGTCGGGTGACCTCCACCACCAGCTCGTCGATCTCCACCATCACCGCTCGCCTGA contains the following coding sequences:
- the speE gene encoding polyamine aminopropyltransferase — encoded protein: MEEWFRDTGGEGFANAYRIDEVLFDGRSRYQHVQVVRNAFFGRMLLLDEAVQTTEADEFIYHEMLAHLPLVTHPAPASLLIIGGGDGGLLEEALKHPLRRAVMVEIDELVVEVTRRYIPEIPRGAFEDPRVELRFEDGFVYVRRTEGRFDVVLVDSTDPQGPSVPLFSSEFYGDLQRLLTEEGVVAVQSGSPLYQRDLIVQVRRNLKQHFPIVRTFLVPIPTYPGALWSFTLGSKGPDPLAISPGVIEDRIAGMNLQYYTAARHHESLIAPPFLREVLEA